The following proteins come from a genomic window of Sorghum bicolor cultivar BTx623 chromosome 3, Sorghum_bicolor_NCBIv3, whole genome shotgun sequence:
- the LOC8077370 gene encoding probable NADPH:quinone oxidoreductase 2 → MEGSTAAKTVLRVAAISGSLRRGSANTGLIRAAAEICRESIPGLVIDHVDISSLPLLNTDLEVPGAGAFPAVVEAFRSKIRSADCFLFASPEYNYSISGPLKNALDWGSRPPNCWGDRAAAILSASGGSGGSRSQYHIRQVGVFLDLHFVNKPEAFIKAYEPPKKFDDDGNLVDPATKEQVRKVLLALQALALRLQLGKSAAESEV, encoded by the exons ATGGAAGGCtcgacggcggcgaagaccgtccTGAGGGTGGCGGCGATCTCCGGCTCGCTGCGCAGGGGATCGGCCAACACCGGTCTCATCCGCGCCG CCGCGGAGATCTGCAGGGAGTCGATCCCGGGGCTGGTGATCGACCACGTCGACATCTCCTCGCTGCCGCTGCTCAACACCGACCTGGAGGTCCCCGGCGCCGGCGCGTTCCCGGCGGTCGTGGAGGCGTTCCGCTCCAAGATCCGCAGCGCCGACTGCTTCCTGTTCGCGTCGCCCGAGTACAACTACTCCATCTCGGGCCCTCTGAAGAACGCGCTGGACTGGGGGTCGCGCCCGCCCAACTGCTGGGGCGACAGGGCGGCCGCCATCCTGAGCGCGTCGGGCGGGTCCGGCGGCAGCCGGTCGCAGTACCACATCCGGCAGGTCGGCGTCTTCCTCGACCTCCACTTCGTCAACAAGCCCGAGGCGTTCATCAAGGCGTACGAGCCGCCCAAGAAGTTCGACGACGACGGCAACCTGGTTGATCCGGCGACCAAGGAGCAGGTCAGGAAGGTGCTCCTGGCGCTGCAGGCTCTCGCGCTCAGGCTCCAGCTGGGGAAATCTGCTGCGGAATCCGAAGTCTGA